One segment of Vagococcus martis DNA contains the following:
- a CDS encoding IS1182 family transposase, with translation MYKNYNTKQVTLSLNLDIYLEENDIAFAIDELVESIPVDVFSVFEHRMGTSSYHPKMMLKLILCGYTQSIFSGRKIEAMSKDSIRAMWLTQSQTPNFRTINRFRVNPLVQPILQECFIQFRNQLVSQQLIDEEAIFIDGTKLEANANKYTFVWKKSTQRYEESLREKSKSYYQQLVEEQIIPSICSEDDELNTENLKQIIDELEMKVSDLSTKIENTSDVQERKELRSERKEPKKALKAFSDFIYRKQKYKEQHDIYNGRNSYSKTDHDATFMRMKDDHMMNGQLKPGYNVQIATNHQYVLAYETFSNPTDFKTMIPFLDTIKKSYFDLPKYIVADAGYGSEENYQAILDDFERTPLVTYTMYQKEHTKKYKQNPFIPDNWIYNELADTYICPNNREVKFRNYSTRTDKSGFKRQLKIYECESCLNCPVRALCTRAKSSKNRVIQRNGNWEYFKAHVRELLKEDVTGEIYRQRKIDVEPAFGNLKANLAFNRFSVRGKDKISQELGFALMALNLRKLRKNRKDISKRSRKNKHSEMRGFILECLFSVKRLLGQPLYLYLGGRK, from the coding sequence ATGTATAAGAATTATAACACGAAACAGGTTACTTTATCACTGAATTTAGATATTTATTTAGAAGAAAATGATATCGCTTTTGCGATTGATGAATTAGTAGAAAGTATCCCTGTGGATGTGTTCTCAGTTTTTGAGCATCGAATGGGAACTTCGTCTTATCATCCAAAAATGATGTTGAAGCTTATTCTGTGTGGCTACACTCAATCTATTTTTTCAGGAAGAAAGATAGAAGCTATGTCTAAAGATAGCATTCGTGCCATGTGGTTAACGCAATCACAGACACCTAACTTCAGAACAATTAATCGATTCAGAGTGAACCCACTGGTTCAACCGATACTTCAAGAATGTTTTATTCAATTTAGAAATCAGCTTGTTTCTCAACAATTAATTGATGAAGAAGCTATTTTTATTGATGGAACAAAGTTAGAAGCCAACGCAAATAAATATACCTTCGTTTGGAAAAAGAGTACACAACGTTATGAAGAATCTTTGAGAGAAAAGTCAAAGTCCTATTATCAACAACTTGTAGAAGAGCAAATCATTCCATCTATTTGTTCAGAAGATGATGAGTTAAACACAGAAAATTTAAAACAAATCATTGATGAGTTGGAAATGAAAGTAAGTGATTTAAGTACTAAAATTGAAAATACTTCAGATGTTCAAGAGAGAAAAGAACTTCGTTCTGAGCGTAAAGAGCCTAAAAAAGCATTGAAAGCTTTTTCTGACTTTATCTATAGAAAGCAAAAATATAAAGAACAACATGATATTTACAACGGTAGAAATAGCTATTCTAAAACAGATCATGATGCCACTTTTATGAGAATGAAAGATGACCACATGATGAATGGTCAGTTAAAACCTGGATATAACGTTCAAATTGCAACCAATCATCAATACGTTTTAGCATATGAAACATTTTCAAATCCAACGGATTTTAAAACAATGATTCCTTTCTTAGATACTATCAAGAAATCTTATTTTGACTTACCTAAATACATTGTGGCTGACGCAGGTTATGGTAGTGAAGAAAACTATCAAGCAATTTTAGATGATTTTGAAAGAACTCCATTAGTTACTTATACAATGTATCAGAAAGAACATACTAAAAAATACAAACAAAATCCATTCATTCCAGATAACTGGATTTATAATGAATTGGCAGATACTTATATTTGCCCGAATAATCGAGAAGTCAAATTTAGAAATTACTCTACTCGAACAGATAAATCCGGATTCAAAAGACAACTTAAAATATATGAATGTGAGTCTTGTTTAAATTGCCCAGTTAGAGCATTATGTACTCGTGCGAAGAGTAGTAAAAATCGAGTGATTCAAAGAAATGGGAATTGGGAATATTTTAAAGCTCACGTAAGAGAGCTTTTGAAAGAGGATGTCACAGGAGAAATATATCGTCAAAGAAAAATAGATGTTGAACCAGCCTTTGGAAATCTGAAGGCTAATTTGGCATTCAATCGATTCTCTGTAAGAGGAAAAGATAAGATTTCACAGGAGCTGGGATTTGCGTTAATGGCACTAAATTTAAGAAAACTGAGAAAAAATAGGAAGGATATTAGTAAGAGATCACGAAAAAACAAGCATTCTGAAATGAGAGGTTTCATTTTGGAATGCTTGTTTTCTGTAAAGAGACTTTTGGGTCAGCCTCTTTATCTGTATTTAGGAGGAAGAAAATGA
- a CDS encoding GNAT family N-acetyltransferase encodes MIRKINLSDVEDLQKINAKSLGYPVSIELTKKQLEKVVRDDKHHYLVGYEDDKTGHIVGYIHAEVYDNLYSETLFNILGLAVLKENQRQKIGQQLMESMEKEALLRGIHLIRLNSGANRKNAHLFYESLGYDGSKGQKRFIKNLKKIAEEKIDD; translated from the coding sequence ATGATTCGAAAAATTAACTTGTCTGATGTGGAGGATTTACAAAAAATTAATGCGAAATCTTTAGGGTATCCAGTATCTATTGAACTAACAAAAAAGCAATTAGAAAAAGTCGTAAGAGATGATAAACATCATTATTTAGTAGGATATGAAGATGATAAGACAGGACATATCGTAGGGTACATTCATGCGGAAGTTTATGATAATCTTTACAGTGAAACACTATTTAACATTTTAGGATTGGCCGTTTTAAAAGAAAATCAACGTCAAAAAATAGGTCAACAATTGATGGAATCGATGGAAAAAGAGGCGTTACTAAGAGGAATACATCTTATTAGATTGAATTCAGGGGCTAATAGGAAAAATGCGCATTTATTTTACGAATCATTAGGGTATGATGGAAGTAAGGGACAGAAACGTTTTATAAAAAATTTGAAGAAGATAGCTGAGGAAAAAATAGATGATTAG
- a CDS encoding GNAT family N-acetyltransferase: MISFRKVTKKDVPIILKWWNDGNVMKDVGFPQGLNLTHDEVVQSIKGYQEQPQANFFVILDEDKKVIGEFCFKVIREKVATFDIKVGEINNQGKGYGRQSVLQGIEYIKRIETINLIEIEVSPENSRAISLYQSIGFHEVKRLPNHWKDGLGNLRDTIVYQLEIKR; encoded by the coding sequence ATGATTAGTTTTAGAAAGGTCACAAAAAAAGATGTTCCAATCATATTAAAATGGTGGAATGACGGAAATGTTATGAAAGATGTTGGATTTCCACAGGGGTTGAATCTTACTCATGATGAAGTTGTTCAAAGTATTAAAGGATATCAAGAACAGCCACAAGCTAATTTTTTTGTGATTTTAGATGAAGATAAAAAAGTTATTGGCGAATTTTGTTTTAAAGTAATAAGAGAAAAGGTAGCTACATTTGATATAAAGGTTGGCGAAATAAATAATCAAGGTAAAGGATATGGTCGTCAATCAGTGTTACAAGGAATAGAATACATAAAACGGATAGAAACGATTAACTTAATTGAAATAGAGGTTTCTCCTGAAAATAGTAGAGCTATTTCGCTGTATCAGTCTATTGGATTTCATGAAGTCAAAAGATTGCCAAATCATTGGAAAGATGGTTTGGGGAACTTACGAGATACTATTGTATATCAATTAGAAATAAAGAGGTAG
- a CDS encoding DUF2785 domain-containing protein: protein MKEKLLTKIQSENDVYIDEEIYWLMDNIGNTDASIRDDIVFNTLANGIVEGMFTDKQFVYIKDKTIEGNLIFYRIEEQLPSTLTRSFTALLNGFIIQSDGDSKSSYHNLLTHDEREYFFNTAIIYLQKEIDKTGYSEIYGWVHAFAHGGDYLSNVMSHDLFTEIDVINSLETIKHVIYSVEKPFG from the coding sequence ATGAAAGAAAAATTATTAACAAAAATTCAGTCAGAAAACGATGTATATATTGATGAAGAGATATATTGGTTAATGGATAATATCGGAAATACAGATGCTAGTATTCGTGATGATATCGTATTTAATACTTTGGCAAACGGAATAGTAGAAGGAATGTTTACTGATAAACAGTTTGTCTATATCAAAGATAAGACAATTGAGGGAAATTTAATATTTTATCGTATAGAAGAACAATTACCATCTACTCTGACAAGAAGCTTTACCGCACTTTTAAATGGATTCATTATTCAATCCGATGGTGATTCAAAATCATCTTACCATAATCTATTAACACATGATGAAAGAGAATATTTTTTTAATACAGCTATTATTTATTTACAAAAGGAAATAGATAAGACCGGCTATTCAGAAATATATGGATGGGTACATGCTTTTGCTCATGGTGGGGATTATCTTAGTAATGTGATGAGTCATGATTTATTTACGGAAATTGATGTTATCAATTCATTAGAAACAATCAAACATGTGATATATTCAGTAGAGAAACCATTTGGTTAA
- a CDS encoding IS30 family transposase has translation MAQIQNTTQKLTYKHLSFEERQLIEVWHNRGDSNRAIGKRLGRHHQTINNELKRGTTTQIKENKKPRQLYFAETGQAKYIENRKRCGANSKLASAVDFINYACKQIIDFNWSPDAIVGFTKSMRTWNTPTVSTKTLYNYIDSGFLPIRNHHLKMKIRLSPKKKRSRKHKKELGKSIDERPSTVDDRKNFGHWEIDSVIGSKSKDDNAILTLVERKTRYMITVVLDDHTEESVCYTVNQLKSEFGQVNFSKMFQSITADNGSEFSSLHDTLQQITDVYFAHPYSSWERGTNERHNGLLRQFIPKGTPICNYSKQFIQLATEKINLLPRKILNYRQPATLFLEEIQKLKIKTCW, from the coding sequence ATGGCGCAAATTCAGAATACCACACAAAAATTGACTTATAAACATCTTTCCTTTGAAGAAAGACAACTTATTGAAGTTTGGCATAATAGAGGTGATTCTAATAGAGCAATCGGTAAACGATTAGGTCGACACCATCAAACAATAAACAATGAGCTAAAACGTGGTACAACAACGCAAATCAAAGAAAATAAAAAGCCTAGACAACTCTATTTTGCTGAGACAGGACAAGCTAAATATATAGAAAATAGAAAGCGTTGTGGTGCTAATTCTAAGCTAGCCAGTGCTGTTGACTTTATTAATTATGCCTGTAAACAGATTATTGATTTTAATTGGTCACCAGATGCAATTGTTGGTTTTACCAAGTCCATGAGGACCTGGAATACACCTACTGTCTCTACTAAGACACTTTATAATTATATTGATAGTGGCTTTTTACCTATTAGAAACCATCATCTCAAGATGAAGATCAGACTCTCACCTAAAAAGAAAAGAAGTCGTAAGCATAAAAAAGAACTAGGAAAATCGATTGATGAACGACCAAGTACAGTTGATGATAGAAAAAACTTTGGTCATTGGGAAATAGATAGCGTTATTGGTTCAAAATCTAAAGATGATAATGCTATACTTACTCTTGTTGAAAGAAAAACGCGTTACATGATCACTGTTGTTTTAGATGATCATACAGAAGAGTCTGTTTGTTATACTGTTAATCAATTAAAATCTGAGTTCGGACAAGTTAATTTTAGCAAGATGTTTCAATCAATTACTGCTGATAATGGTAGTGAATTTAGCTCGCTTCATGATACTCTCCAACAAATAACGGATGTCTATTTTGCTCATCCTTATTCTTCTTGGGAACGAGGTACAAATGAAAGACATAATGGTTTATTAAGACAATTTATTCCGAAAGGAACTCCAATCTGCAACTACTCAAAACAATTCATTCAACTGGCTACTGAAAAAATTAATCTTTTACCACGTAAAATCTTAAATTATAGACAACCAGCTACATTATTTTTAGAAGAAATTCAAAAGCTTAAAATCAAAACATGTTGGTAA
- a CDS encoding GNAT family N-acetyltransferase gives MDIMNIRDNPTFINQASEWFSSKWGVPVDSYKESMAECIDYPRSQTQWYVVRMKGKIIAGAGVIENDFHNRKDLTPNLCALYVEESHRSKGLAGKILNHIVNDMNDLGFTTLYLITDHTTFYEKYDWVYYCAVQEEETNDSVRMYRHDTP, from the coding sequence ATGGACATTATGAATATTAGGGATAATCCTACATTCATAAACCAAGCTTCAGAGTGGTTTAGTAGTAAATGGGGAGTACCTGTAGATAGTTACAAAGAGAGCATGGCAGAATGTATCGATTACCCTAGAAGTCAGACACAGTGGTATGTTGTTAGGATGAAAGGCAAAATCATAGCAGGTGCTGGGGTGATTGAAAATGATTTTCACAATAGAAAAGATTTGACACCAAACCTTTGTGCTTTATACGTTGAGGAAAGTCATCGGTCTAAGGGGCTCGCAGGAAAAATTTTGAACCATATAGTAAATGACATGAATGATTTAGGTTTTACAACGCTCTATTTAATCACAGATCACACGACGTTTTATGAAAAGTATGACTGGGTTTATTATTGTGCTGTCCAAGAAGAAGAAACAAACGATTCTGTAAGAATGTACCGTCATGATACGCCATAA
- a CDS encoding DNA topology modulation protein, with amino-acid sequence MKKIMIIGSPGTGKSTLGRQLEDTLSIKLYHLDKLFWKPHWEMSTKHEQQTILSDIVEKEFWIIDGNYSSTLDIRMKQADTIIYLKKARLVCLYQVLKRVIKYRGTTRPDMQEDCPEKINIEFIKWIWHFPKNHEPLIDEYLNQLTHKQTLIKLTNKKEITIFLNTLGRG; translated from the coding sequence ATGAAAAAAATAATGATTATCGGTTCACCTGGTACCGGTAAAAGCACACTTGGTCGCCAATTAGAAGATACATTATCAATCAAGCTATATCACTTAGATAAATTGTTTTGGAAACCTCATTGGGAGATGAGTACAAAGCATGAGCAACAAACTATTCTATCAGATATCGTGGAGAAAGAATTTTGGATTATTGATGGAAACTATAGTAGTACGTTAGACATCAGAATGAAACAAGCAGATACTATTATTTATTTGAAGAAAGCGAGATTAGTTTGTTTGTATCAAGTTTTGAAGCGAGTGATTAAATATCGTGGGACAACTAGACCTGATATGCAGGAGGATTGTCCTGAAAAAATAAATATAGAATTTATAAAATGGATATGGCACTTTCCTAAAAACCACGAGCCATTGATAGATGAGTATCTTAATCAATTGACTCATAAACAAACTTTAATCAAATTAACAAATAAAAAAGAAATAACAATTTTTTTAAACACCTTAGGAAGGGGATGA
- a CDS encoding GNAT family N-acetyltransferase, with protein sequence MILIKPTSEWTQAILDYKTEFLSQSGVNWIDGSSGLSDFINISDWLDHLILYESNETIPNPDFVTGEQYLFIRETDRKIVGMIHFRHELNEYLFHYGGHIGYSVAPSERKKGYASRMLKEMLVEKKGCSNKKLLITCNDDNIESAKVIEHNGGILENKLLDESDNQLVRRYWIDN encoded by the coding sequence ATGATATTAATTAAACCAACGAGTGAATGGACACAAGCTATTTTAGATTATAAAACGGAATTTTTAAGTCAGTCGGGTGTGAATTGGATAGACGGGTCAAGTGGGTTATCTGATTTTATCAATATATCAGATTGGTTAGATCATCTTATATTATATGAATCCAACGAAACAATTCCTAATCCGGATTTTGTTACTGGAGAGCAGTATCTATTTATTAGAGAAACCGACCGAAAAATTGTGGGGATGATTCATTTTAGACATGAGCTGAATGAGTATTTGTTTCATTATGGTGGGCACATTGGTTATTCAGTCGCCCCGTCTGAAAGAAAAAAAGGCTATGCAAGTCGAATGCTTAAAGAGATGTTAGTAGAGAAAAAGGGATGTTCGAATAAAAAATTACTGATTACTTGTAATGATGATAATATCGAATCAGCCAAAGTGATTGAACATAATGGAGGAATACTTGAAAATAAATTATTAGATGAATCGGACAATCAGTTAGTCAGAAGATATTGGATAGATAATTAA
- a CDS encoding AAA family ATPase, producing MIIWINGAFGAGKTTVATELIKQIQPSFLYDPENIGDLFRSNLPISMQKSDFQYYPEWRQWNVYLLKKIYQEYEGDIIVPMTIYKTEAVSEILGKLREENIPVCHIQLDVSKETIISRLQERPKALIEWGESKVDEILEAFNTFPQDDKIMNDARPIKEVLSDIIKKIEQQR from the coding sequence ATGATTATATGGATAAACGGGGCATTTGGCGCAGGTAAAACAACAGTGGCTACTGAATTAATTAAACAGATTCAACCTTCTTTTTTGTATGATCCAGAAAATATTGGTGATCTTTTTCGTTCAAATTTGCCGATTAGTATGCAAAAAAGTGATTTTCAGTATTATCCGGAATGGCGTCAGTGGAATGTTTATCTTCTTAAAAAAATTTATCAAGAATACGAGGGGGACATCATTGTGCCCATGACGATTTACAAAACAGAAGCTGTTTCTGAAATTCTTGGAAAGTTACGTGAAGAAAATATACCAGTCTGTCATATTCAACTCGATGTATCAAAAGAAACCATTATTTCAAGACTCCAAGAACGTCCTAAAGCACTAATTGAATGGGGCGAGAGTAAAGTCGATGAGATACTAGAAGCGTTTAATACATTTCCACAAGACGATAAAATAATGAATGATGCGAGACCAATAAAAGAAGTCTTATCTGACATCATTAAAAAAATAGAACAGCAGAGGTAA
- a CDS encoding ABC transporter substrate-binding protein, whose product MNEFKIAATGVSMNYMPQYLAQECGFFKEEGVDVTSYTPTPWVDGLDDINKAEADVLLGGIWVPIMYHNHIKDYVSVAKIASKCPLFIVSREKVDSFSWTAMENKRVLVSGGDGASHYVAALGSAKKGGANVETIRFVHDFSTSMLCELFEGGFGDFIVLQPDVAHSMIARGKGYFYKNLTENDEKIPWSVYYTLPETIAKDQDKFNRFVAGLQKGTTYLLENGGEVCRPIIERFWPHMSVDEGVNTIDTFIKQGMWTPSVKIEERELETWQADLVLGDLIDEPISYNQLVDNKPFEAMKKQGGM is encoded by the coding sequence ATGAACGAGTTTAAAATCGCGGCAACGGGTGTCTCAATGAACTATATGCCACAGTATTTAGCGCAAGAATGTGGTTTTTTTAAAGAGGAAGGTGTAGATGTAACAAGTTACACTCCAACTCCTTGGGTAGATGGATTAGATGATATTAACAAAGCGGAGGCTGATGTTCTTTTAGGTGGTATTTGGGTTCCTATTATGTATCACAATCATATCAAAGATTATGTCTCTGTCGCAAAGATTGCATCAAAATGCCCATTGTTTATCGTATCAAGAGAAAAAGTTGATTCTTTTTCATGGACGGCTATGGAAAATAAACGCGTATTAGTATCTGGTGGTGATGGTGCGAGTCATTATGTCGCAGCATTAGGAAGTGCTAAAAAAGGAGGAGCGAATGTAGAGACCATTCGTTTTGTTCATGATTTTTCCACCTCTATGTTATGTGAGTTATTTGAGGGTGGGTTTGGTGATTTTATCGTCTTACAACCTGATGTTGCACACTCAATGATTGCAAGAGGTAAAGGGTATTTTTATAAAAACTTGACGGAAAATGATGAAAAAATTCCTTGGAGTGTTTACTACACATTACCTGAAACGATCGCAAAAGACCAAGATAAATTCAATCGATTTGTTGCGGGATTACAAAAGGGAACGACCTATTTATTGGAAAATGGTGGGGAAGTATGTCGCCCGATTATTGAAAGGTTTTGGCCACATATGTCTGTTGATGAAGGGGTTAACACGATTGATACATTTATCAAACAAGGCATGTGGACCCCTAGCGTTAAAATTGAAGAACGTGAATTAGAAACATGGCAAGCCGATTTAGTGTTAGGAGATTTAATTGATGAACCCATTTCTTATAACCAGTTGGTTGATAACAAACCTTTTGAAGCAATGAAAAAACAAGGAGGTATGTAG
- a CDS encoding aspartate/glutamate racemase family protein: MKIMVANPNSNKELTDVLMESARRDIRDSSVELIPFTNPLGSKHIDSVFGDYQSVWSFVREILKEIDEVKPDAVVLAGFGNFGMFALKEALSIPVIPIAEASQMIAPMLGHRYSVLTVFNQNIPYQEDLTRLFGIESRLASVRGIEMNTDIVETTDTTKASLEYTIDKLIHEDGAEVVVLGGARFAPYAQMLSDKFNIPVIDPVAVSVKLAILFVESGLSQSKIRKFNQPPQPLANYFVGKEGE, from the coding sequence ATGAAAATAATGGTAGCTAATCCAAATAGTAATAAAGAATTAACAGATGTATTGATGGAATCGGCACGACGAGATATCAGAGATTCATCTGTGGAACTCATTCCATTTACCAATCCCTTAGGGTCGAAACATATTGATTCAGTTTTTGGAGATTATCAATCAGTATGGTCATTTGTTCGCGAAATATTAAAAGAAATTGATGAGGTAAAACCAGATGCTGTCGTGTTGGCAGGATTTGGGAATTTTGGCATGTTTGCACTGAAAGAAGCGTTGTCTATCCCAGTTATTCCAATAGCTGAGGCGTCACAAATGATTGCACCAATGCTTGGACATCGCTACTCTGTTTTAACTGTATTTAATCAAAATATTCCCTATCAAGAAGATTTAACTCGTTTGTTTGGGATAGAGTCTCGTTTAGCTTCTGTCCGTGGAATCGAAATGAATACAGATATTGTTGAAACGACAGACACGACGAAAGCGTCTCTTGAATACACCATTGATAAATTAATTCATGAAGATGGTGCAGAAGTTGTCGTATTAGGTGGAGCGAGATTTGCACCTTATGCTCAAATGTTGAGTGACAAATTTAATATACCAGTAATTGATCCGGTCGCTGTATCTGTTAAATTAGCCATTCTGTTTGTTGAAAGTGGATTGTCTCAAAGTAAGATAAGAAAATTCAATCAACCGCCACAACCATTAGCTAATTATTTTGTTGGTAAAGAAGGGGAGTAA
- a CDS encoding dicarboxylate/amino acid:cation symporter yields the protein MLEKIKNSSLSMRIVVGSIIGILIGFAFGESTANIQFLGDIFLRSVKMCVPLLIFCSIVEASASLPLQELKSVGFKTLGVFFVSTSLSAVLSVIVAKFFPPVLNITVPGKGAYEGAAGSESIQETLVNFIPDNAVAALANGTIVQIIIFAALFGISVNILKENNPAVNSVYEFTLGLRKVIMQIVTIVMIYAPIGISAMIAGVIGTSGVSALASLGQILLLVSVVDILFFAAYTLYMSVRYKLNIVQLLKNSSSIILMAFTTTSSAVTLPVALNEVPNKMGVKERISDFVLPLGNALNTNGAPISNILSAVACASIFDIEFTTSKLILLGVFAIVASFGNPGVPGGGIVSMAIVFQMIGIPVEGVAVFAGLDYFYSLTRAPLNVMGNVYSSIIVSNKLDEFDKNVFNA from the coding sequence ATGTTAGAAAAAATAAAAAATTCAAGCCTATCTATGCGTATTGTCGTTGGATCGATTATTGGGATACTCATTGGTTTTGCTTTTGGCGAGAGCACGGCCAATATCCAATTTTTAGGTGATATTTTCCTACGTTCAGTGAAAATGTGCGTGCCACTTCTTATTTTTTGTTCAATAGTGGAAGCAAGTGCCTCTTTGCCTTTGCAAGAATTAAAATCAGTTGGCTTTAAAACATTAGGTGTATTTTTCGTGAGTACATCACTATCAGCTGTTTTATCAGTTATTGTCGCAAAATTTTTTCCACCAGTATTAAATATTACTGTTCCTGGAAAAGGTGCTTATGAAGGTGCAGCAGGAAGCGAGAGTATCCAAGAAACGCTGGTAAATTTTATCCCAGATAATGCAGTTGCAGCTCTAGCAAATGGTACGATTGTTCAAATTATTATATTTGCCGCATTGTTTGGAATTTCAGTTAATATATTGAAAGAGAATAACCCAGCCGTTAATAGTGTGTATGAATTTACATTAGGATTAAGAAAAGTTATTATGCAAATTGTGACAATCGTTATGATCTATGCCCCAATTGGTATTTCGGCTATGATTGCAGGGGTTATTGGAACGAGTGGAGTGAGTGCCCTAGCATCATTGGGTCAAATTTTATTGTTGGTTAGTGTTGTAGATATTTTATTTTTTGCTGCGTACACATTATATATGTCAGTGAGATATAAATTAAATATTGTCCAATTATTAAAAAACAGTTCAAGCATTATATTAATGGCATTTACTACAACCTCCTCAGCAGTCACTTTGCCAGTTGCTTTGAATGAAGTACCAAATAAAATGGGTGTTAAGGAAAGAATTTCTGATTTTGTGTTGCCACTTGGAAATGCTTTGAATACAAATGGTGCCCCAATTTCCAATATCTTATCAGCAGTTGCTTGTGCATCTATTTTTGATATAGAATTTACTACATCAAAATTAATTTTACTAGGTGTATTTGCCATCGTCGCATCATTTGGTAATCCAGGTGTTCCTGGCGGTGGGATTGTCTCAATGGCCATTGTGTTCCAAATGATTGGAATACCAGTTGAGGGAGTAGCAGTCTTTGCGGGATTAGATTATTTTTACTCATTAACACGCGCTCCATTAAATGTGATGGGGAATGTGTATTCATCAATTATTGTTAGCAATAAATTAGATGAATTTGATAAGAACGTTTTTAATGCTTAA
- a CDS encoding ISL3 family transposase, with the protein MSYSQTIKDILNILDLNIIFNENCLFTRKIKGVFSRVFEGFLDETPECCPRCEEKDTHIIKWGYTASLIKVPAISEYVTYVQLKKRRFLCKDCQSTFVLDTPFVSRNNSISNNLKRLVAKKLTSKQSMSDISKQANVSTSTVYRVLKEWYQPIQKYSYSLPAVLCFDEFKSVKKVAGSMSFIMIDGDTKELIDILPDRRLPKIEKYFNGFSLSNREQVKYVVSDIYQPYIILTKRLFPNAKVVLDKFHLVQHIGRAFQKIRIRIMNQLKHKDNGIIYRRIKKYWKLLQKSYGKLDFIQQQWHSSFKTYLSEKELLERLLTYNAELTDAYNIYQQILRAFQTKDYSLFVDLINQKTLFQEYIPVFKTFRKYQEEIKNTFETSYSNGPLECMNNHIKVIKRNAYGMRSFYNFKLRIAICLKKSVFKTPKKI; encoded by the coding sequence ATGTCATACTCACAGACTATCAAAGATATCTTAAATATACTAGACCTAAATATTATTTTTAATGAAAATTGTTTGTTTACTAGGAAAATAAAGGGAGTTTTCTCTAGAGTATTTGAAGGTTTTTTAGATGAAACACCAGAATGTTGTCCTCGTTGCGAAGAAAAGGATACACACATTATTAAGTGGGGATATACTGCTAGTTTAATTAAAGTTCCTGCTATTTCTGAATACGTTACATATGTTCAATTAAAGAAACGTCGTTTCTTGTGCAAAGATTGTCAATCGACATTTGTTTTAGATACGCCTTTTGTTTCTAGAAACAATTCTATTTCTAACAATTTAAAACGTCTTGTTGCTAAAAAACTAACTTCTAAACAATCTATGAGTGACATTTCAAAACAAGCAAACGTTTCTACTTCAACTGTTTATCGGGTACTTAAAGAATGGTATCAACCCATTCAGAAATATAGTTATTCCTTACCAGCTGTCCTTTGTTTTGATGAGTTTAAATCTGTAAAAAAAGTAGCTGGATCTATGAGTTTTATTATGATAGATGGTGACACTAAGGAGTTAATTGATATTTTACCTGATCGAAGATTACCTAAGATCGAGAAATACTTTAACGGATTCTCTTTATCTAACAGAGAACAAGTGAAGTATGTTGTTTCTGATATTTATCAACCCTACATCATCTTAACTAAGAGACTTTTTCCTAACGCTAAAGTCGTTTTAGATAAATTTCATCTAGTTCAACACATTGGTAGAGCTTTTCAAAAAATACGAATTAGAATAATGAATCAATTAAAGCATAAAGATAATGGAATTATTTATAGACGAATAAAAAAATATTGGAAATTACTTCAAAAAAGTTATGGCAAACTAGACTTTATTCAACAACAATGGCACTCTTCATTTAAAACGTATCTTTCTGAAAAAGAATTACTTGAACGCCTACTTACTTACAATGCTGAACTTACAGATGCTTATAATATTTATCAACAGATTTTAAGAGCTTTTCAAACAAAAGATTATTCTCTATTTGTAGATTTAATCAATCAAAAAACTCTTTTTCAAGAGTATATACCTGTTTTTAAAACATTTAGAAAGTATCAAGAAGAAATAAAAAATACTTTTGAAACATCGTATTCAAACGGTCCTTTAGAATGTATGAACAATCATATTAAAGTCATTAAGCGTAATGCCTATGGCATGAGAAGTTTTTATAATTTCAAATTACGAATAGCAATTTGTTTAAAAAAATCTGTATTCAAGACACCAAAAAAGATCTAG